In a single window of the Candidatus Dormiibacterota bacterium genome:
- a CDS encoding hydroxymethylglutaryl-CoA synthase, whose amino-acid sequence MSVSGVGLRALAVALPRWRLSRAAWAGAWGRRSGPGSRPVAGHDEDSLTLAADALDRLPTAAVDALYVAGTTAPDAERASSSVLCAALDRGDATLTADVGGSLRSGAAAALIAADR is encoded by the coding sequence ATGAGCGTGTCGGGTGTCGGCCTGCGCGCGCTCGCGGTGGCGCTGCCGCGCTGGCGGCTGAGCCGCGCCGCCTGGGCGGGCGCCTGGGGGCGCCGCTCCGGGCCCGGGTCGCGCCCCGTCGCCGGCCACGACGAGGACAGCCTCACCCTCGCCGCCGACGCCCTCGACCGCCTACCCACCGCGGCTGTCGACGCCCTCTACGTTGCCGGCACCACCGCGCCCGACGCCGAGCGTGCCTCGAGCTCGGTGCTCTGCGCCGCCCTCGACCGCGGCGACGCCACCCTCACCGCCGATGTCGGCGGGTCGCTGCGCAGCGGCGCCGCCGCCGCGCTGATCGCCGCCGACCGGG